The segment CGGCCCATCGCGTCCGCTGCCGCCGGGACGTCGGGGTAGGCCCCCGCGGCCACCGCCGCGTGGATCGCCGAGCCGAGCGCCGGACCCTGCTCCGAGCCGATCACAGAGATCGGCCGGTTCGTGACGTCGGCGTAGACCTGCATCAGGAACCGGTTCTTCAGCAGCCCACCGGCGACGACGAACTCGTCGACCGGGATGCCGGACTCCTCGAACGCGTCGATGATCACCTTGGTGCCGAACGCGGTGGCCTCGACCAGCGCCCGGTAGATGTCCTCGGGCCGGGTCGCGAGCGTGGTGCCGATCAGGACGCCGGAGAGCTCGTGGTCGACCAGCACGCTCCGGTTGCCGTTGTGCCAGTCCAGCGCGATCAGCCCGTGGCCGCCGACCGGTTGCTGGGCGGCGAGCTCGGACAGGTGCTCGTGGGTCAGCTCGTCGGAGAGCGAGTCCACGTACCAGGCGAAGATGTCGCCGACCCCGGACTGGCCGGCCTCGTACCCGTACAGCCCGGCGACGATGCCTCCGTCGACGACCCCGCACATGCCGGGCACCTCGGCCAGCCTGGCGCCGTTCATCACGTGGCACGTGGAGGTGCCCATGATCGCGACCATCTGACCGGGGGCGATCGACTTGGCCGCGGGCGCGGTGACGTGGGCGTCGACGTTGCCGACCGCGACCGCGATGCCCTCGGGTAAGCCGGTCCAGCCGGCCGCCTGCGCCGTCAGGCCCCCGGCCCGGCCGCCGAGCGGGGAGAGCGGGTGCTCGATCTTCGCGACGAAGTCGGCGAAGTCCTCGTTCAAGGCGGCCAGGTACTCGCGCGACGGCCAGTGGCCGTCTTGGTAGATGCCCTTGTAGCCGGCCGTGCATTGATTGCGCGTCTCGACGCCGGTGAGCTGCCAGATGATCCAGTCGGCGGCCTCGATCCAGCGCGCGGTCGCCGCGTAGATCTCGGGGTCCTCCTCGAGGACCTGGAGGCCCTTGGCGAACTCCCACTCGGACGAGATCTTGCCGCCGTAGCGGTGGATCCAGCCCTCGCCGCGCTCGTGGGCCAGCGCGTTGATGCGGTCGGCCTGGGGCTGGGCGGCGTGGTGCTTCCAGAGCTTGGGCCAGGCGTGCGGGCGGTCCGGATGGATCTCGCTGAGCGGCGTTCCGTCGGCCGTCGTCGGCAGGACGGTGCAGGCGGTGAAGTCGGTCGCGATCCCGACGACGGAGGCCGGGTCGATCCCGGCGTCGGCGATGGCGGCGGGAACCGCCGTCTGCAGGACCTCGACCCAGTCCGACGGGTGCTGGAGCGCCCAGTCCGGCGGTAAGGGCTTGTCGTCCCCGGGCAGCGACCGCTCGATGACCGCGTGGCGGTACGGGTGCACCGCGGTACCGACCTCGGCACCGTCCGACACGCGAACCACCAGCGCGCGGCCGGACAGCGTCCCGTAGTCCACTCCGACCACGTAGGTGTTACCGCTAACATCAATTGATTCGGTCATGGTCACCTCCCTTTCGCGGGTTCTAGATGCTCCGGACCGATGCTCTCTGCACCTGTCCGGTGCTGTCCCGCAGTACCAGATCGGGCGGGATCACGATCCGTTCGTCCGACGGCGGCCCGCCCTCCACCTGCTCGACCAGCAGTGCAAGGCTCCGCCGGCCGACCTCCCCGAAGTCCTGACGCAGCGTGGTCAGCGGCGGCGCGAAGTAGGCCGCCTCCGGGATGTCGTCGAACCCGACCACGCTCATCTCGCCCGGCACGTCGATCCCGGCCTCGGAGAACGCGCGTAAGACCCCGATCGCCATCTGGTCGTTGGCCACGAACACGGCCGTGTGCTCGTTCGCGGCCGCCAGCTGGAGACCGGCCTCGTACCCGGCGCGCGGGCTCCAGTCGCCCCGGAAGACCGTCGTCGGGGTCTCGCCGGCCTGCTTCAGCGTGTCCCGCCAGCCCCGCTCCCGCTCCTCGGCCTCGTGCCAGTCGTCCGGCCCGGCGATGTGCGCGATCCGGCGGTGGCCCAGGGAGAGCAGGTGACGCGTGGCGCGTACCGCGCCGAGGTACTGGTCGACCGCGACCGTCGGCATCGGCCCCTCGCCGCCTTCGACGGCCACCAGCGGGACGCTACGCGGCGCGTGCTTGATCGCCGCAGCCACCGCCGCCCGGGGCGTGATCGCGACGATGCCCTCGACCGACTGCGCGTTGAGGTGGTCGAACGCTTCGCCGAGACTCCGCCGGTCGGGCTCGCGGAGGCTGGCGATGCTCACCGCGTACCCGGCGTCCCGGGCCGCCCGCTCGATCGCGACCAGCATCGAGGCCGGCCCGTACAGCGTCGTGTTGACGCTCACGACCCCGAGTTGCCGGGTACGGCCGGTCGCCAGGGCCCGGGCCGCGGTGTTGGGACGGTAGCCGAGAGTGGTCATCGCCGCCTGGACCCGGGCCCGGGTCGTGGGGCTGACCGCCGTGCTGTCGTTGAGTACCCGCGAAACGGTCATGTGGGATACACCCGCCAATCGAGCGACGTCGGCCATGACTACGCGCCGTTCAGCCGGTTCGGCCATGAACCACACCTCCAGACGCGGGCCGATGAACGCTGTGGCTCAGATCACCACGCTGGCTGGGATGTTAGCGGTAACACAACCATGGTCAAGAGAGTGTTGCCGAAGGGTTACACGGGCGCGTCCTGAACCGATTCCGACGGACCGCTCAGCGCGCGGATCCGTCCGCTGGGCGCAACCGCTCTCGGGTGTGGAGAGTCCATTGTGTTGTCGCGAAGGCGGAGCCGCAGGTGAGGGATCGTTTTTCGGCCTGAGTGTTTCCGGGGAGCCGGTGGCGGGGTAGCCGATCGGGGTCAAGGTTTTCGACGAGAGGAGATCACGATGGCGACCGGCTCTGCCGTCAAGCGCGACGTGAAGAAGACCGCGAAAACCGCGAAGAGCGAGGTGAAGGGAACCGGCAAGGCCGTGAAGCACGACGCCAAGAAGGCGAAGCGCAAGGCCAAAGCCAAGGCCTGACCTCCCTGCACGCCGCCCCGCTCATCCCCTCCGAGCGGGGCGGTTTTCTGTCCTGACTCGACCATCCGGCTGATCGCCGCCCCCCACCTGGTCAGCATCCCCCGCCAGGTGTTTGGCATTGTGATCAATGCATCCGGCGGTAGTCACCGACCGGACACGCTCAGGGGTGGGCGGCAGTCGGGGCATCGGGGGCAGGAGTGGATTCATGGTGGGCGTCGTTACCTCGAGGCCGGGTAGTGCATCTCGCGGGCGTCGATCCGTCCAGGCTCGCGGCGTCGCTGGACCCGCTTCCGCCCGACGCTCCGGTCGTCGTCACCTACCGGCCGGACGCCGGCGCCTCGCAGGCCGCACTCGTCTCCGCGATTCTCGGCCTTCTCGAGGATTCCGCGGTCGCGCTTTTTCCCGACTGGTTGCCGGAGGCTCGAGGGATCGATGGAGCCCAGGGCGCGAACATCCCGGCGGTCCGAACTCTGGCGTCCCGCCTCGCGGGCCGCACCCTGCACTACCGTTCCTTCCTCGCTGATCTGGCCGTGCGGGCCCTGACCGGCCGACCATCGACAGTGTCCTTCCCTCCGGAGTCCCGCGCCGCAGGACTGGTACGGGTGTTGGAGGCCGCTTACGACCGCGCCGACGTCGTTCTCCTCGTCGAGCTTCCCCACGGCCTCACCGCCGGGCACGAAACCGCGCTCGTGTCCGCCCTCGAGTGGCTCGTCCACCACGGCGAACTCGGCGGGGTCTGGCTCGTCGGCCCACCACTGACGACCGTCGACTGGATCCAGTCCCGAACCGTGCCCTCGTTGTCGGGCGCCGCGATCGGAGGATTCGAGCCGCCCGGCGGGGCCGTCGCTCCCCCGCTGGAGATCCCACCATTGACGGGGCGCCCGCATCCGCAGAGCACCGTCGAGATGCGTCTCGAGAGAGTCTTGGCCGGCTGTCCCTGGGCCGGCGAGCGGAGCTGGAATGCCACCCTCTCGCTCGACCCGCTGACCGCGCCGATGCGCGTCGACCTGCTGTGGTCCGCCGAGCACACGGTCGTCGAGATCGACGGACAGGAGCACCGGCGTCACCGCAACTTCGAGGCCGACCGCGCGCGGGACGTCCGACTCCAGACGGCTGGGTACGCGGTGCTCCGTTTCACCAACCAGCACGTCCTCAGCGACGCCCACAACGTCGCGCACCTGATTCAACGATTCCTGCTCACCCGACGCGTCCGCTGATGCGAGAGGACCCCTCATGTCACAAGATGCCTTGAAGCCCCAAGAGCGTGCCGTGCTGCTGGTACTTACTGCTCTAGGTACTCCGGTCAGCAATCCTCAGCTCAAGGAGCGCTTCCGGTTCACGATCGAAAAGCCGGTACGACTCCGGCTGCAGCAACTGAAGCTGATCAGTACGGCGACGGGTCCTCGGCGGGCTCTCTACCACGAGGCGACCAGCGACGGGTGGGGGCGGGCCGCCGAGGAACTACCCGGCGAGTTGCCGGTCAGTCTGCCCGGCAAGGCCGCAGCGATGCTCATCGCCGGTCAGCTTCACGGGTATCTGGCGCGACAGGATCTGCGCCTCCTCGACATCTTCGTCGCCGCATCCGATGACGACGCCGAGCCTGTCCCCGTCGCCGAGACGCCGACCAAGGGGGCCGACGCGCCTGCGAACGGCAAGACGAGCGTCGAGACCCGAGTGCGATCCGCCTATCGGGAACTCGCTACCGCGCCTGGCAGCCCGGTCTTGCTCAGCCGACTGCGCGCCCAACTGGCGGATCTGCCGCGGAAGACACTCGACGACGAGCTACGTCGGCTGAGCAAAGCCCAGCAGATCAATCTGATTCCGGAATCCAATCGGAAGGGCCTCAGCGAGGCGGACAAGGCCGCATCCCTCCGCCTCGGACGGCAGAACAAGCATTTGATCGTGATCGAGGTGGGATGAGCATGCCAACGGAGCTGGAAGCCCTCGCTTCGGTCCGGCTGAGCCTGGCACCCACTCCGGACGACGTCTGGGACGCCAATCCGTTTCACGTCGACGGACTGCACGACCCGGCGGTTCGTGCGGTCCTCGACGGTCTGACCGAGGCCCGAGAGAGCCATGGGGCCAACCCTCTCGGCGTAGTGATTCGTGGTCAGCGGGGAACCGGAAAGACCCACCTGATGGGTTGGCTACGAGATCGCGTCCAACTCGACGGCGGATACTTCTTCCTGCTGGATCTGCTGGATCCGGCGCAGTTCTGGCCGAGCATGGTGTCGTCGATGTTGAACGGCCTGGCGCGGAAAGTCCGGAGGCGCGAGCCGCAGGTCCGAACCCTGCTCCGGCGATTGTCACTGGCCGGCGGCCTGGAGTCCGAACATGTCGCACCCGTGCTCGGCGACGCCGTGCTCACCCGGGATGCGTTGGACGCGTTCCTCCGGGCCGTCCAGCGCGTCGACGACCAGGTGGCACGCGAATGCCAGAGCACGATCAGGGCTCTCGTGCTCTACGCATCCGGCGATCTGAGTGTCTACGACATCGGTCAGAGCGTTCTGCAGTCGCACGAGGAGGAAGAGGACGGTGAACGCCGGACCTGGGGAATCCGTCGCGGCATCCGAACACCGAAGGAAGTCGTCAGCGATCTGTCCCGGCTGCTCGCGCTGACCGGTCCCACCGTCATCGCGATCGATCAAATCGATCAATTGCTCGCGCCGCTTCTGCACATCAGCGACGCCGCCCACACCGAAGGCCATGCTCGGGGTCGTGTCGGGCTCGATCAGTTCGCCGAGGGGTTGATGACGCTCCGCGAGCGCACGCAACGCACGCTGACCGTTCTTTCCTGCCTACACACGTCCTGGGCCCTCATCGAGAGCGAAGCCGTCGATACCGCGCAGGATCGGTTCCGCCGCGCTCCGGACCTGCAGAAAATCCCCTCCAGCGAGCTCGGCCGAGCGTTGGTGGCCCGGCGGCTGGCGGACGGGTTCAAGGAGGCGGGGTTCGTCCCTCCGCATCCGACCTGGCCGGTAGCGACCGCTGCCTTCGACGATGCGAACGATTACACGGCCCGCGAACTCTTGAAGGTCGTCGACGAGCACATCCGCTCGTGCCTCACGCGAGGGACCGTCATCGAGCTGGACTGGTTGGACGAAACGGTGGACGACCGCACGACCGCCGACGAAATCACCCAGTCCCGGGCGGATGAACTCGATCAGCGGTTCGTCGCCCTCCAGCGCTCGGCGGACGCCGGCGCAGCGCTTGAGCCGCCGACCGAAGACGCCGCAATGCCACCGCTGATCAACGCGGGTCTACAAGCCTGGATCTTGCAAGGCGGAAACACCGAGAAGCTCTATTCGTTCGACCCACCGCCTGGCGCACGGCCGGCGCTGCATGCCCGCTTACGCAAGACGCTGGACGACGCGACCGAACGTGAGGCACATTGCGCCTTCCGCGCCATCTCCTCGACCAATGCGAACGC is part of the Cryptosporangium phraense genome and harbors:
- the araB gene encoding ribulokinase produces the protein MTESIDVSGNTYVVGVDYGTLSGRALVVRVSDGAEVGTAVHPYRHAVIERSLPGDDKPLPPDWALQHPSDWVEVLQTAVPAAIADAGIDPASVVGIATDFTACTVLPTTADGTPLSEIHPDRPHAWPKLWKHHAAQPQADRINALAHERGEGWIHRYGGKISSEWEFAKGLQVLEEDPEIYAATARWIEAADWIIWQLTGVETRNQCTAGYKGIYQDGHWPSREYLAALNEDFADFVAKIEHPLSPLGGRAGGLTAQAAGWTGLPEGIAVAVGNVDAHVTAPAAKSIAPGQMVAIMGTSTCHVMNGARLAEVPGMCGVVDGGIVAGLYGYEAGQSGVGDIFAWYVDSLSDELTHEHLSELAAQQPVGGHGLIALDWHNGNRSVLVDHELSGVLIGTTLATRPEDIYRALVEATAFGTKVIIDAFEESGIPVDEFVVAGGLLKNRFLMQVYADVTNRPISVIGSEQGPALGSAIHAAVAAGAYPDVPAAADAMGRVERAVYTPDPQRAKAYEALYAEYRTLHDYFGRGENDVLHRLRRIRNEAHR
- a CDS encoding substrate-binding domain-containing protein; its protein translation is MTVSRVLNDSTAVSPTTRARVQAAMTTLGYRPNTAARALATGRTRQLGVVSVNTTLYGPASMLVAIERAARDAGYAVSIASLREPDRRSLGEAFDHLNAQSVEGIVAITPRAAVAAAIKHAPRSVPLVAVEGGEGPMPTVAVDQYLGAVRATRHLLSLGHRRIAHIAGPDDWHEAEERERGWRDTLKQAGETPTTVFRGDWSPRAGYEAGLQLAAANEHTAVFVANDQMAIGVLRAFSEAGIDVPGEMSVVGFDDIPEAAYFAPPLTTLRQDFGEVGRRSLALLVEQVEGGPPSDERIVIPPDLVLRDSTGQVQRASVRSI
- a CDS encoding DUF559 domain-containing protein; its protein translation is MHLAGVDPSRLAASLDPLPPDAPVVVTYRPDAGASQAALVSAILGLLEDSAVALFPDWLPEARGIDGAQGANIPAVRTLASRLAGRTLHYRSFLADLAVRALTGRPSTVSFPPESRAAGLVRVLEAAYDRADVVLLVELPHGLTAGHETALVSALEWLVHHGELGGVWLVGPPLTTVDWIQSRTVPSLSGAAIGGFEPPGGAVAPPLEIPPLTGRPHPQSTVEMRLERVLAGCPWAGERSWNATLSLDPLTAPMRVDLLWSAEHTVVEIDGQEHRRHRNFEADRARDVRLQTAGYAVLRFTNQHVLSDAHNVAHLIQRFLLTRRVR